One Candidatus Hydrogenedentota bacterium DNA segment encodes these proteins:
- a CDS encoding glycosyltransferase family 39 protein — MSSRVLQNHGPFLLLLLTVTTLRFGLMATLELNEDEAYYWEWSRNLALSYYDQGPGVALATVLGTSLLGHTEFGVRFASFLIGIVTLCLGYGLTARVSHAPRAAFFAALLLAFVPIHFITGLLMLHDTVMYFGWVGFVYAFCRHLESRQCRWLYICGVFLGLGVLAKHTMVLVVPPVFILAALRGEERALLRTRHFWLASALAAAIALPIVVWNVQHDWAGLRAILHLPSANDHGRPFYQTLGDFIGGQLLVLNPFIAISVAATVWRGLRGRRDDARILFLALSTLFMFGFFFIMSFGKMVQANWPLCGYFGGLLLLGIDLAKRWEGGRRRLARACIVSTAIMLIPVVFPSSIAFPAKRLGISLHPGAIMTNRLYGGREIAAKLDLVRRRHPGIQVCGNRYQETALMAFYLPDQPRTFSLNVDARPNQYDFWTPPERHLGEDFILVCLTHDEPPAGITGLFQSWQALPPGVVENQGTIAKEYRFVLLRNFQGRTKPS; from the coding sequence ATGTCCAGCCGAGTGCTTCAGAATCACGGCCCCTTCCTGCTCCTCCTGCTCACGGTCACCACCCTGCGCTTCGGGCTCATGGCGACGCTGGAATTGAATGAAGACGAAGCCTACTATTGGGAGTGGTCTCGCAACCTGGCCCTTTCCTATTACGATCAGGGGCCGGGCGTGGCCCTGGCCACGGTCCTCGGAACCTCGCTGTTGGGTCATACGGAGTTCGGCGTCCGTTTCGCATCCTTTCTGATCGGTATCGTAACCCTGTGCCTGGGATACGGGTTGACCGCTCGCGTGAGCCACGCTCCCAGGGCGGCCTTCTTCGCCGCACTGCTCCTCGCCTTTGTACCGATCCATTTCATCACCGGTCTGCTCATGCTGCACGACACGGTCATGTACTTCGGGTGGGTCGGCTTCGTTTACGCCTTCTGCCGCCACCTCGAATCCCGCCAGTGCCGGTGGCTCTACATCTGCGGGGTCTTTCTCGGCCTGGGCGTGCTGGCCAAACACACCATGGTGCTTGTCGTGCCTCCCGTATTCATTCTCGCCGCCTTGCGAGGTGAAGAGCGCGCCCTGCTTCGTACGCGGCACTTCTGGCTGGCCTCCGCACTGGCCGCCGCCATCGCCCTGCCCATCGTAGTCTGGAACGTGCAACACGATTGGGCCGGGCTGCGGGCGATTCTCCACCTGCCATCCGCCAACGATCACGGCCGGCCCTTCTACCAAACCCTCGGGGATTTTATCGGCGGCCAGCTACTGGTCCTCAATCCCTTTATCGCCATCTCCGTGGCCGCGACGGTCTGGCGCGGGCTCCGCGGTAGACGGGACGACGCGCGTATCCTTTTTCTGGCCCTGAGCACCCTCTTCATGTTTGGCTTCTTTTTCATCATGAGCTTTGGAAAGATGGTACAAGCCAACTGGCCACTTTGCGGTTACTTCGGTGGCCTGCTGCTGCTCGGCATTGACCTGGCAAAGCGGTGGGAGGGGGGGCGCCGGCGTCTGGCCCGGGCCTGCATCGTGTCGACGGCGATCATGCTCATCCCCGTAGTCTTTCCGTCCTCGATTGCTTTCCCGGCGAAACGGTTGGGAATCTCATTGCATCCCGGCGCGATCATGACCAATCGGCTCTACGGCGGCCGAGAAATTGCCGCGAAACTCGACCTCGTGCGGCGGCGGCATCCCGGCATACAGGTCTGTGGGAATCGCTATCAGGAGACGGCGCTGATGGCCTTTTACCTGCCCGATCAGCCCCGAACCTTCAGCCTCAATGTGGACGCGCGTCCGAATCAGTATGACTTCTGGACGCCTCCCGAACGTCACCTCGGGGAAGATTTCATTCTGGTGTGTTTGACCCATGACGAGCCCCCTGCGGGTATCACAGGCCTCTTCCAGTCCTGGCAGGCGCTGCCGCCGGGCGTTGTGGAGAACCAGGGCACCATCGCCAAAGAGTATCGCTTCGTACTCCTGCGGAATTTCCAGGGACGCACGAAGCCTTCCTGA
- a CDS encoding PAS domain S-box protein, whose translation MKRTGTLTVPYTFCLFCGVIGLVLLMTGTFAWQAWRDIREAEPDLATRALHAAIAPVTQALAQHFDEPVQQLGLIRQWSKSGLIPESSPAQWPSLLIPALTATNGLNAIYLVRENGAACEVVRTAAGWTGRAADPGNLDAALTGMAWDPEGQRVSDGERGEALADFRRADWYQQAMAMRDEGATSSLAAELGATSMTLAAPLIFPGGHRGCVALDLDTTFLAGATGSVGSAFELTIDPGGTRLGQIQDEQVLALLQERAVPGASSPALTQLFPFQAREASYWYAARSYALDESQVWWVIARVEPSALPLPTLPVFAYVLWALAAGVAGAIPLALAFGRHITRPLRQVAARARGIHVIDEHYLPWPRSRFTEVNVLTSALEEIYDAAVEHLDYHDAPLVAWAEPELSAEDGMIDADAVRHVFQFPRGNVAPVSPLQPDGAVIDVTGDIERVALPEAIPAAQLQVLHGTRKELRRLQSQLAGASEELRTADNHHQQDRARIKRQRNCLRSLEHLLLAEGAASPAMLAQVQEVLGATRISLWTAGREAAHFHLTASRGGSRGGAPALVASFNLMALLQSESLVAVQDPARDPRLAPLSSHPGFRSSDGPRLLVPIRLAGKLLAFLVAERPASHGRWKVDEELFALGVANACAGVLWHQMRNRTAAASPAFAAQIVVQGQGPRRENGKARKNGAAHRSTSSAAVLYWAIDRAGCIKSLDGDVEGLYGRSRDQLIGQPITFLSGRPQGQRDMERLAALLAGQRCGGYETCHVAADGTAIQLAVHAKVWRDAGDRIVGARGTLTPVSAAVSG comes from the coding sequence ATGAAGCGCACGGGTACCCTGACTGTTCCCTACACCTTTTGCCTGTTTTGCGGGGTAATCGGCCTTGTCCTGTTGATGACGGGCACGTTTGCGTGGCAGGCGTGGCGGGACATTCGCGAAGCCGAGCCCGATCTGGCCACGCGCGCGCTCCACGCCGCCATCGCTCCCGTCACCCAGGCCCTCGCTCAGCACTTCGATGAGCCCGTTCAACAACTTGGTCTGATCCGCCAGTGGTCGAAAAGCGGACTCATCCCTGAGTCCAGTCCAGCCCAGTGGCCTTCCCTGCTGATTCCCGCCCTTACCGCAACGAATGGCCTGAATGCCATTTATCTGGTACGCGAGAATGGCGCCGCATGTGAAGTCGTCCGCACAGCGGCGGGTTGGACAGGGCGTGCGGCGGACCCTGGCAATCTCGACGCCGCATTGACGGGGATGGCCTGGGACCCCGAGGGACAGCGCGTTTCCGATGGGGAGCGTGGAGAGGCCCTGGCCGACTTTCGCCGGGCGGACTGGTATCAACAGGCAATGGCGATGCGAGACGAAGGGGCGACGTCCTCTTTGGCGGCGGAACTCGGGGCCACGTCGATGACACTTGCCGCCCCGTTGATTTTTCCCGGTGGCCATCGCGGATGCGTAGCGCTGGATTTGGACACCACCTTCCTCGCAGGCGCGACCGGCAGTGTGGGGAGTGCCTTCGAATTGACCATAGACCCGGGGGGGACGCGTCTGGGCCAAATTCAGGATGAACAGGTCCTTGCGCTGCTTCAGGAACGGGCGGTGCCGGGAGCCAGCAGTCCGGCGCTCACGCAGCTTTTTCCCTTTCAGGCAAGGGAGGCCTCCTACTGGTACGCGGCCCGATCCTACGCCCTGGATGAGTCCCAGGTATGGTGGGTAATCGCCCGGGTGGAACCATCGGCACTGCCCCTTCCCACCTTGCCCGTGTTCGCGTATGTGCTCTGGGCGCTCGCGGCGGGAGTCGCGGGTGCGATTCCGCTGGCGCTCGCTTTCGGGCGTCACATCACCCGACCGCTGCGCCAGGTGGCGGCGCGGGCGCGGGGCATTCATGTGATCGATGAACACTACCTTCCCTGGCCCCGCTCCCGTTTCACGGAGGTTAACGTCCTCACCTCCGCGCTCGAAGAGATCTACGATGCGGCGGTTGAGCACCTGGACTATCACGACGCGCCTCTGGTGGCCTGGGCGGAACCGGAATTGTCCGCCGAGGACGGTATGATCGACGCGGACGCCGTCCGCCACGTTTTCCAGTTTCCCCGGGGCAACGTTGCACCGGTATCGCCCCTCCAGCCCGATGGCGCCGTCATCGATGTGACCGGCGATATCGAACGGGTCGCGCTGCCCGAAGCCATTCCCGCCGCCCAGCTTCAGGTGCTGCACGGCACGCGGAAGGAGCTTCGCCGGCTTCAGAGCCAGCTTGCCGGCGCAAGCGAAGAGCTACGCACGGCCGACAACCACCACCAGCAGGATCGGGCCCGTATCAAGCGGCAGCGAAATTGCCTCCGCAGTCTGGAGCACCTGCTGCTTGCGGAAGGAGCCGCCTCACCCGCCATGCTGGCCCAGGTACAGGAGGTCCTGGGGGCGACACGGATCTCGCTCTGGACCGCGGGGCGCGAAGCCGCGCATTTCCACCTGACGGCCTCCCGTGGCGGTTCCCGGGGCGGCGCACCGGCGCTCGTGGCCTCTTTCAACCTCATGGCCCTGCTTCAGTCGGAAAGCCTCGTTGCGGTGCAGGACCCCGCCCGTGATCCGCGCCTGGCGCCGCTTTCCTCCCATCCCGGCTTCCGGTCGTCGGACGGGCCACGGTTGCTTGTGCCGATCCGGCTCGCGGGCAAGCTGCTCGCATTTCTGGTCGCGGAGCGCCCCGCCTCCCACGGACGCTGGAAAGTCGACGAAGAGCTCTTTGCCCTGGGCGTCGCGAACGCGTGCGCCGGGGTTCTCTGGCACCAGATGCGCAATCGTACGGCGGCCGCGTCTCCCGCCTTCGCCGCCCAGATCGTTGTACAGGGCCAGGGCCCCCGCAGGGAGAACGGCAAGGCCCGAAAAAATGGCGCCGCCCATCGTTCCACGTCTTCGGCCGCCGTGCTGTACTGGGCGATTGATCGCGCGGGGTGTATCAAGTCTCTGGATGGCGACGTGGAAGGCCTCTATGGCCGCAGCCGGGATCAGTTGATTGGACAGCCCATCACATTCCTGAGCGGTCGGCCCCAGGGGCAGCGGGACATGGAGCGCCTCGCCGCACTGCTTGCGGGCCAGCGCTGCGGCGGCTATGAGACCTGCCACGTCGCGGCCGACGGGACGGCGATCCAGTTGGCGGTTCACGCAAAGGTGTGGCGGGATGCGGGCGATCGCATTGTGGGCGCGCGGGGCACCCTGACGCCCGTATCCGCGGCGGTGAGCGGCTGA
- a CDS encoding response regulator, whose product MNTISTLLVNDNLDESERVLSALGSISERAFGILRAQNLREARYAMRRQSFDLILLNLSLADSHGHDTLVAVRACVPETPLIVLTPHIDPELSAASIQHGAVNCLVHREQEPGSLARSIRMALNTAGFQSVDDTDVALRDRFIDGGNAAGDTPDEEAALRGRMKERALFAAAVSSAKDPVIITDRHSAILYVNPAFARVTGFTAREVLGQNPRILQSGEHDRAFYTEMYRVAAGDGSWSGHLINHKKDGEVFHMDATMTCLRDEAGEIEFYVMVSRDVTDFTELQRQLNQSMRLKAIGQLAGGIAHDFNNVLQVILSYASFMLDETGSEGDQRLNTYARGICDAARRASDLTRQLLAFGRRQPLHTETVDMNLLVKSATTLVERLIGENIILKLALNPDIPPIHVDPAQIEQIVMNLCVNARDAMPDGGEIAISTTRVELGRDFCRQNAWASPGDYVRLVVRDTGSGMPPHVLEHIFEPFFTTKDESAGTGMGLASVYGIVMQQKGLVHCESAPGKGTALSIYFPAAREEKRRGPGNLSVMDDAGKEQRARILVAEDDQLVAALARTLLEGAGYEVTVAADGQSAFQELRVSTEPYALVLSDVIMPRTTGVELMELVMSTGEIAPKPKFLLCSGYSPQVLERTGALRSSFEFLQKPYSPAELLMRVRKMLSSG is encoded by the coding sequence ATGAACACTATCAGCACTTTGCTCGTCAACGACAATCTCGACGAGTCGGAACGTGTCCTCAGCGCCCTTGGGTCCATATCGGAGCGTGCCTTTGGGATCCTTCGCGCGCAGAACTTGCGCGAAGCACGTTACGCAATGCGGCGCCAATCCTTTGACCTGATTCTGCTTAACTTGTCTCTGGCGGACAGTCATGGCCACGACACGCTCGTCGCGGTTCGCGCGTGCGTACCCGAGACCCCGCTCATCGTCCTGACGCCGCATATCGACCCCGAACTCAGCGCCGCATCGATTCAGCATGGCGCGGTGAATTGCCTGGTCCACCGTGAGCAGGAGCCGGGTTCTCTGGCTCGGTCAATTCGTATGGCGCTGAACACCGCGGGATTTCAGTCCGTTGACGACACCGATGTCGCTTTGCGCGATCGGTTTATCGACGGCGGTAACGCGGCGGGTGATACTCCCGATGAAGAGGCCGCATTGCGCGGGCGGATGAAAGAGCGCGCGCTGTTTGCGGCGGCCGTCTCCAGCGCAAAGGACCCGGTGATCATAACCGACCGTCACAGTGCGATACTCTATGTGAATCCGGCATTCGCTCGCGTCACCGGATTTACGGCGCGGGAGGTGCTCGGCCAGAACCCCAGGATACTTCAAAGCGGGGAGCATGACCGGGCGTTTTACACGGAGATGTACCGCGTTGCCGCGGGAGACGGCTCCTGGAGCGGACACCTGATCAACCACAAGAAAGACGGTGAGGTCTTTCATATGGACGCTACAATGACCTGCCTGCGGGACGAAGCCGGGGAGATCGAGTTTTATGTGATGGTATCCCGTGACGTTACGGACTTCACGGAGCTTCAGCGGCAACTCAATCAGAGCATGCGGTTGAAGGCCATCGGACAACTGGCGGGCGGCATTGCCCATGATTTCAACAATGTGCTCCAGGTCATCCTGTCCTATGCGAGCTTCATGTTGGACGAGACCGGATCCGAGGGGGATCAGCGACTGAATACGTACGCTCGAGGCATCTGTGACGCCGCCAGGCGCGCCTCCGATTTGACCCGCCAGTTGCTGGCCTTCGGTCGCCGTCAGCCCCTCCACACGGAAACGGTGGACATGAACCTTCTCGTAAAGAGCGCCACAACACTTGTGGAGCGCCTCATCGGCGAGAATATCATTCTGAAGCTGGCGCTCAATCCGGACATTCCTCCGATTCATGTGGACCCGGCGCAGATCGAGCAGATTGTGATGAATCTATGCGTGAATGCCCGCGACGCCATGCCCGACGGCGGCGAAATAGCCATCTCGACCACCCGGGTCGAACTTGGGCGCGATTTCTGCCGGCAGAACGCCTGGGCCAGTCCCGGCGACTACGTCCGTCTCGTCGTGCGCGATACGGGAAGCGGCATGCCGCCCCATGTGCTGGAACACATCTTCGAGCCCTTCTTCACCACGAAGGACGAATCAGCGGGGACCGGCATGGGCCTGGCCTCGGTTTATGGAATTGTGATGCAGCAGAAAGGCCTGGTACATTGCGAGTCCGCGCCAGGCAAGGGGACTGCCCTCTCCATCTACTTTCCCGCCGCGCGCGAAGAGAAGCGAAGAGGGCCCGGCAACCTGTCGGTCATGGACGACGCGGGTAAAGAGCAGAGGGCGCGCATACTCGTCGCGGAGGATGATCAACTCGTTGCCGCGCTGGCGCGAACCTTGCTCGAAGGCGCCGGGTATGAGGTGACCGTGGCGGCGGATGGTCAATCCGCGTTTCAGGAACTCAGGGTATCCACCGAGCCATACGCTCTTGTGCTCAGTGACGTCATCATGCCCCGGACCACCGGGGTTGAATTGATGGAACTCGTCATGAGCACCGGTGAAATCGCCCCCAAACCCAAATTTCTTCTTTGCAGTGGATACAGCCCCCAGGTACTGGAGAGGACCGGGGCCCTTCGTTCTTCCTTCGAGTTCCTCCAGAAACCCTATTCGCCCGCCGAACTCTTGATGCGGGTGCGGAAAATGTTGAGCAGCGGATAG
- a CDS encoding response regulator → MPPKDKRYSALIVDDDPEVRRTLSTALKSVGFQCDTASDGEHARKMLVVQSPDLLVTDLRMPIRHGHRLVVDVFDRKSPPMVVVVTGLVEPAIASDLVLRGVADLVLKPFDAQVCAAKWLAMLRYRERLGSAFAGHPELADGETYNTPDGGDASAHQAVTVQIAEATETLRHQLRQITSSFEETIQDLETKHENLTAGFLGSVRLLTQLMRQFDGAESTHAARVERLAEGICERARVGREDLRNIRLASLLHDLGMFGMPDSVRITAPETMNESQLDAYRRYPEIGATLLSEVPGCAPAVGLVVAHAECYDGTGFPKGLRGRGIPLGARVIRLADGVDSFMMYNKGPDMNERLATHLLEARGTMYDPELVDASFEFLLDSLIQANQISCTAGELEIGDVLDEDLLSPQGHIVARRGATVNETMRNYVRRIMGDISIRVRRGDPV, encoded by the coding sequence ATGCCCCCAAAGGATAAGCGATACAGCGCGCTGATCGTCGACGACGATCCCGAGGTACGGCGAACGCTCTCGACAGCGCTCAAGTCGGTTGGCTTTCAATGTGACACCGCGTCGGATGGCGAGCACGCCCGGAAGATGCTGGTCGTTCAGAGTCCAGACTTGCTCGTGACCGATCTGCGGATGCCCATCCGGCACGGACACCGGCTGGTGGTGGACGTGTTCGACCGAAAGTCCCCGCCCATGGTGGTGGTCGTGACGGGGCTTGTGGAGCCTGCGATTGCATCGGATCTCGTCCTTCGGGGCGTGGCGGATCTGGTTCTGAAACCCTTCGACGCCCAGGTCTGCGCCGCAAAATGGCTGGCCATGCTCCGGTATCGCGAACGCCTGGGAAGCGCCTTCGCGGGCCATCCGGAGCTGGCCGACGGGGAAACGTACAACACACCGGACGGCGGCGACGCTTCGGCGCATCAGGCGGTTACGGTTCAAATCGCGGAGGCTACGGAGACCCTCCGCCACCAACTTCGGCAGATCACATCCAGTTTTGAAGAGACGATTCAAGACCTGGAAACGAAACACGAAAATCTGACTGCGGGCTTCCTGGGTTCGGTGCGCCTTCTCACCCAATTGATGCGGCAGTTCGATGGCGCCGAGAGCACCCATGCCGCGCGGGTGGAACGCCTCGCCGAAGGAATTTGCGAGCGCGCCCGCGTGGGGCGGGAAGACTTGCGAAATATTCGACTGGCCTCCCTCCTCCACGATCTTGGAATGTTCGGGATGCCCGACTCCGTTCGGATTACCGCGCCCGAGACGATGAACGAAAGTCAGTTGGACGCCTATCGCCGCTACCCCGAAATCGGCGCCACCCTGCTGAGCGAGGTACCCGGATGCGCGCCGGCGGTGGGTCTGGTGGTCGCTCATGCGGAGTGCTATGACGGCACCGGTTTTCCCAAAGGGCTTCGGGGTCGGGGAATACCGCTGGGCGCCCGTGTTATCCGGCTTGCCGACGGCGTCGATTCGTTCATGATGTACAACAAGGGCCCCGACATGAACGAGCGGCTGGCCACCCACCTCCTGGAAGCGCGCGGGACCATGTACGACCCGGAACTGGTTGATGCATCCTTCGAGTTCCTTCTCGACAGTCTGATCCAGGCGAACCAGATCTCCTGCACCGCGGGCGAACTGGAAATCGGGGATGTCCTGGACGAGGATCTCCTCTCGCCCCAGGGCCACATCGTCGCCCGGCGTGGCGCCACCGTCAACGAAACCATGCGAAACTATGTGCGGCGGATCATGGGCGACATCAGCATCCGGGTACGTCGCGGCGATCCCGTCTGA
- a CDS encoding sulfatase, protein MSTRRDFLQHLALAATLTCGGSRIATARSTPPDILFVLADDLGWTDLGCYGSSFYETPHLDALASEGLRFTQAYAACPVCSPTRASIMTGKYPARMATTDWFGAPQPEAVPGHERMRNLPLLPAHYNEQMPLEEFTLAEAFKENGYATFFAGKWHLGGEGFFPEDQGFDINKGGNHRGSPPSYFSPYNNPQLADGPEGEHLPDRLAAETIRFIDQQKGKPYLAFLSLFSVHTPLRGRADLVEKYEKKAAALSPSGAEWGREGERDVRRIQNHAVYAAMVEAMDSALGKVIDHLKAANRYDNTIIVFTSDNGGLSTSEGHPTSNLPLRAGKGWLYEGGIRVPLIVKCPGQIRAAVLDSPVCSTDYYPTLLELAGLPPRPEQHVDGLSFAPSLRGLGSSERDTLFWHYPHYGNQGGAPGAAIREGDWKLIVHFEDRPAELYNIAADPSESHDQAREQPERVAQLRGRLEAWQASVGARFPTPNPGAGATG, encoded by the coding sequence ATGTCTACCCGCCGCGATTTTCTTCAGCATCTCGCCCTGGCCGCCACCCTCACCTGTGGCGGATCCAGAATCGCCACGGCGCGATCTACACCGCCGGATATTCTGTTTGTCCTTGCGGACGATCTCGGCTGGACCGATCTGGGCTGCTACGGTTCCTCGTTTTACGAGACGCCCCATCTGGATGCCCTGGCGTCCGAAGGGCTCCGCTTCACCCAGGCGTATGCGGCCTGCCCGGTCTGCAGCCCCACCCGCGCCAGCATCATGACCGGCAAGTACCCCGCGCGCATGGCGACGACGGACTGGTTTGGGGCTCCCCAGCCCGAGGCCGTGCCCGGGCACGAGCGGATGAGAAATCTGCCGTTGCTTCCCGCACACTACAACGAGCAGATGCCGCTGGAGGAATTCACCCTTGCCGAGGCCTTCAAGGAGAACGGCTACGCCACCTTTTTCGCGGGCAAGTGGCATCTGGGCGGAGAGGGATTCTTTCCTGAGGATCAGGGCTTCGACATCAACAAAGGCGGCAATCACCGCGGGAGTCCGCCGAGCTATTTTTCGCCCTACAATAACCCGCAACTGGCCGATGGCCCCGAGGGCGAGCATCTGCCGGACCGGCTGGCTGCGGAGACGATCCGTTTCATCGACCAGCAGAAGGGAAAGCCATACCTGGCCTTTCTGTCCCTCTTCTCCGTCCACACACCGTTGCGCGGACGGGCGGACCTGGTGGAAAAATACGAGAAGAAGGCCGCGGCCCTATCGCCATCCGGGGCCGAGTGGGGGAGGGAGGGGGAGCGCGACGTCCGGCGGATTCAGAATCATGCGGTCTACGCCGCCATGGTCGAAGCGATGGACAGCGCCTTGGGCAAAGTCATTGACCACTTGAAGGCGGCCAACCGATACGACAACACCATCATCGTATTTACATCGGACAACGGCGGGCTTTCCACTTCGGAGGGGCATCCCACGTCAAACCTGCCCCTGCGCGCGGGAAAAGGCTGGCTCTACGAGGGCGGCATCCGGGTACCTCTGATCGTGAAATGCCCAGGTCAAATCCGAGCGGCGGTTCTGGACTCGCCCGTGTGCAGTACGGACTATTACCCGACGCTCCTGGAACTGGCCGGGCTTCCGCCCCGTCCCGAACAGCACGTGGACGGGCTCAGCTTCGCCCCGAGTCTGCGAGGACTCGGTTCGAGCGAACGAGATACCCTGTTCTGGCACTACCCGCACTACGGCAATCAGGGGGGAGCCCCCGGCGCCGCCATTCGGGAGGGCGACTGGAAGCTCATCGTTCACTTCGAGGATCGCCCCGCCGAGTTGTACAACATTGCCGCCGACCCCTCCGAATCCCACGACCAGGCCCGGGAGCAACCCGAGCGCGTGGCGCAACTTCGAGGCCGGCTGGAAGCCTGGCAGGCCTCCGTAGGTGCGCGGTTCCCCACGCCCAACCCCGGCGCCGGAGCTACAGGGTGA
- a CDS encoding serine/threonine protein kinase, whose translation MHSRGEASILGQKLGPYYVSDRLGQGGMGAVYLARDLALDRPAALKVLLPRYADDPEFVARFQREARASAKLSHPNIVQIYAVDIESDPAYMAMEYVDGETLEARIQRSGALPWRHALNVVSQVASALACAHAAGIIHRDIKPANVLIDKANRTRVADFGIAKVMGSHTQLTSAQHTVGSPCYMSPEQCGVGEVSPASDLFSLGIMLFEMLTGTVPFKGESGLAVMRQITTDDIPSVSQQVTGLPHAVQELLDGLAARDPGFRYGSAQQVIEDLRAFQAGQPMAHAHALALKRAATAPPTASAAHLTRSPTGPSPALKTSLVSDLLDDGPRPVIKPRSRFDYDIPWSGILMAVVALMVGVLATLYFKGAREFRPAPPQGVQPVAPPEPPPIGQRPSGERSTIQAPRIPPGQPFPEGRDPRRMDRQGPGGVNAPREGERPRDINRPHPPLNGGRATPPPAP comes from the coding sequence ATGCATAGTCGCGGCGAGGCGTCAATTCTGGGCCAGAAACTCGGCCCCTACTACGTGAGCGACCGCCTGGGTCAGGGCGGAATGGGCGCGGTGTATCTCGCCCGCGATCTTGCCCTGGACCGGCCCGCCGCCCTTAAGGTGCTCCTGCCACGTTATGCCGACGACCCGGAGTTTGTGGCGCGATTCCAGCGCGAAGCCCGGGCCTCCGCCAAGTTGAGCCATCCCAATATTGTCCAGATTTATGCGGTGGACATCGAGTCCGATCCCGCTTACATGGCCATGGAATACGTTGATGGCGAAACACTCGAAGCGCGGATCCAGCGGAGCGGCGCGCTTCCCTGGCGGCATGCCCTCAACGTCGTGTCGCAAGTGGCCTCGGCCCTGGCCTGCGCCCATGCCGCCGGGATCATTCACCGCGACATCAAGCCCGCCAATGTCCTCATCGACAAGGCGAATCGCACCCGCGTGGCGGACTTCGGCATTGCCAAGGTGATGGGTTCCCATACCCAGCTAACCAGCGCCCAGCACACCGTGGGCAGTCCCTGCTATATGTCGCCGGAGCAGTGTGGCGTGGGGGAGGTGTCGCCCGCGAGCGACCTGTTCTCCCTGGGCATCATGCTTTTTGAAATGCTCACCGGCACGGTTCCATTCAAGGGGGAAAGCGGTCTCGCGGTCATGCGCCAGATTACCACCGACGATATCCCGTCGGTCAGCCAGCAGGTGACCGGCCTTCCCCACGCGGTACAGGAACTGCTGGACGGACTCGCCGCCCGGGACCCCGGATTCAGGTACGGCTCGGCACAGCAGGTGATCGAAGATCTTCGCGCCTTCCAGGCCGGTCAGCCCATGGCGCACGCCCATGCGCTGGCCCTGAAGCGCGCGGCCACCGCGCCCCCAACCGCTTCCGCGGCCCATCTTACGCGGAGCCCCACCGGCCCCAGTCCCGCGCTCAAGACTTCCCTGGTCTCCGACCTGCTGGACGATGGGCCGCGCCCTGTCATCAAGCCCCGGTCCCGCTTCGATTACGATATCCCCTGGAGCGGGATACTCATGGCCGTCGTGGCGCTGATGGTCGGGGTCCTGGCAACGTTGTATTTCAAAGGCGCGCGCGAATTCCGCCCCGCGCCCCCCCAGGGCGTTCAGCCCGTCGCTCCACCCGAACCGCCCCCTATCGGCCAACGCCCCTCGGGCGAAAGAAGCACAATTCAGGCTCCGAGGATCCCTCCTGGACAGCCCTTCCCCGAAGGCCGCGATCCCCGTCGCATGGACCGTCAGGGACCCGGTGGAGTGAACGCCCCACGCGAGGGCGAGCGGCCGCGGGACATCAACCGACCCCATCCACCCTTGAATGGCGGACGGGCGACGCCACCTCCCGCACCCTGA
- a CDS encoding rhodanese-like domain-containing protein, with protein sequence MNTCTVQELKEKRDRGDEFVLLDVREAEELTIAAIAGASHVPLGDLPMRAPELSAWKDREVICMCHHGMRSARAQQILQNAGFTNVRNLTGGIHAWSVLIDPAVAQY encoded by the coding sequence ATGAATACCTGCACCGTTCAAGAATTGAAAGAAAAACGCGACCGCGGCGATGAATTCGTGCTCCTCGACGTCCGAGAGGCGGAAGAGCTCACCATCGCCGCCATTGCGGGCGCCAGCCACGTGCCTCTCGGCGATCTGCCCATGCGCGCCCCTGAATTGTCCGCCTGGAAAGACCGGGAGGTCATTTGCATGTGTCACCACGGCATGCGCTCCGCACGGGCGCAGCAGATACTCCAGAACGCCGGTTTTACCAACGTGCGGAACCTCACCGGCGGGATTCACGCCTGGTCCGTACTCATCGATCCCGCCGTCGCCCAGTACTGA